In one Chloroflexota bacterium genomic region, the following are encoded:
- a CDS encoding ABC transporter substrate-binding protein codes for MARNNILIMLIFALVLILGACTPQSEPEGEQPVMEIPAEEATVEQAEVVNEEAPAEEPAEEVEPAPEVLELVDGLGRTVSIELPVERIISLAPSNTEILFAIGAGEQIVARDAFSDYPEEALEKTDIGGGWGDIDTETILTLNADLVFAAGLTAPEQIQSLEDLGLTVYVLENPTDLPGMYENLRTTAVITGHEEETAVLIESLEARVAAIEEKVAGVEETPSIFYELDATDPNAPWTSGPGTFIDTLITMAGGSNIGSVLEGAWAQINLEELINQDPDIILLGDFLYGGVTPETVAARAGWEGLSAVQNEQVFTFNDNLVGRPGPRLVEGLEELARFLHPDLFE; via the coding sequence ATGGCACGAAACAACATCTTAATCATGCTTATTTTTGCACTCGTTCTAATTTTGGGCGCTTGCACCCCCCAGTCAGAACCCGAAGGTGAACAACCCGTTATGGAAATCCCCGCGGAAGAAGCCACTGTCGAACAAGCTGAGGTTGTCAATGAAGAAGCTCCAGCGGAGGAACCTGCCGAAGAAGTTGAACCCGCCCCCGAAGTTCTCGAACTCGTTGACGGACTAGGCCGAACGGTGAGCATTGAACTTCCCGTCGAGCGCATCATTTCGCTGGCCCCCTCCAACACGGAGATTCTCTTCGCCATCGGCGCAGGCGAGCAGATCGTCGCGCGGGATGCCTTCTCAGATTATCCTGAAGAAGCTCTCGAAAAAACCGACATCGGCGGCGGCTGGGGCGATATTGATACCGAAACCATCCTCACTCTGAATGCCGATCTGGTCTTCGCAGCCGGTCTGACCGCCCCGGAGCAAATTCAATCGCTGGAAGATTTGGGCCTCACCGTCTACGTTCTGGAAAATCCGACTGATTTGCCCGGTATGTACGAGAATTTGCGCACCACAGCAGTGATCACCGGCCACGAAGAAGAAACCGCAGTTCTGATCGAAAGCCTGGAAGCCCGTGTAGCTGCCATCGAAGAGAAAGTAGCTGGCGTTGAAGAAACCCCCTCCATTTTCTACGAACTGGATGCCACCGACCCCAACGCCCCTTGGACATCCGGACCGGGCACGTTCATTGATACCCTCATCACAATGGCGGGCGGATCCAATATCGGCAGCGTTCTGGAAGGCGCCTGGGCGCAGATCAATCTGGAAGAACTCATCAACCAGGACCCCGACATCATCTTGCTGGGCGACTTCCTTTACGGTGGCGTGACTCCCGAAACCGTCGCTGCCCGCGCCGGGTGGGAAGGCCTTTCTGCTGTGCAAAATGAGCAGGTCTTTACCTTCAATGACAATCTCGTCGGACGCCCCGGCCCCCGTCTGGTGGAGGGTCTGGAAGAATTAGCCAGATTCCTGCATCCGGACTTATTCGAATAA